A genome region from Streptomyces sp. S4.7 includes the following:
- a CDS encoding iron ABC transporter permease, which yields MVVGISIGAVTIPVGEVWRIVLRHLTGGGTTGDPATDQIVWNFRAPRVVLAALVGTGLAVAGVILQAVVANPLADPTVLGFSYGASLGAVLAITAAGGATLGGLGVSSAAFVGALAAGALAFVLGQKRGRMAPTRLVLSGVAVGYLFLAATSFLQLRATPTELRTVMFWMLGSVSGARWDQLPVVATVVLASALALSLFGRRLNALLAGDESATALGVDVHRLRGLLLVMSALVTGTVIAVAGGIGFVGLMIPHLVRLATGADHRRLLPLTAVVGAIYLVLVDLLSRTLNRPNELPIGILTALLGAPFFLWLLRRNKGLDSV from the coding sequence ATGGTGGTGGGCATCAGTATCGGGGCGGTCACCATCCCCGTCGGAGAGGTGTGGCGCATCGTCCTCCGTCACCTGACCGGTGGCGGTACGACGGGCGATCCGGCCACCGACCAGATCGTGTGGAACTTCCGCGCACCCCGCGTCGTCCTGGCCGCTCTCGTCGGCACCGGGCTCGCGGTCGCCGGGGTGATCCTCCAGGCGGTGGTGGCCAATCCGCTCGCCGACCCCACCGTCCTGGGCTTCTCCTACGGAGCGTCGCTCGGTGCTGTCCTCGCCATCACCGCGGCGGGCGGCGCGACGCTCGGCGGGCTCGGCGTCTCCTCCGCGGCCTTCGTCGGCGCTCTGGCCGCCGGGGCTCTGGCCTTCGTCCTGGGGCAGAAGAGAGGACGCATGGCACCAACGCGGCTGGTGCTCTCAGGAGTCGCGGTGGGCTACCTCTTCCTGGCGGCCACCAGTTTCCTCCAACTGCGGGCGACGCCGACCGAGTTGCGCACCGTCATGTTCTGGATGCTCGGAAGCGTCTCGGGAGCCAGGTGGGATCAACTTCCCGTGGTCGCCACGGTCGTCCTCGCCAGCGCCCTCGCGCTGTCGCTCTTCGGCCGCAGGCTCAACGCCCTGCTGGCCGGGGACGAGTCCGCGACAGCACTGGGCGTCGACGTCCACCGGCTGCGGGGCCTCCTGCTGGTGATGTCCGCCCTGGTCACCGGCACGGTGATCGCCGTCGCGGGCGGTATCGGCTTCGTCGGCCTGATGATCCCCCACCTCGTACGGCTCGCCACCGGCGCCGACCACCGCAGACTGCTTCCCCTGACCGCCGTGGTGGGCGCCATCTACCTGGTCCTCGTCGACCTGCTGTCCCGCACGCTCAACCGCCCCAACGAACTGCCCATCGGCATCCTCACCGCCCTGCTGGGCGCTCCGTTCTTCCTGTGGCTCCTGCGCCGCAACAAGGGGCTGGACTCCGTATGA
- a CDS encoding ABC transporter ATP-binding protein: MRLTVEQLHITLDRQPILRDVALEVQPGDIVGLVGPNGSGKSTLLRAVYRSLRPERGVVRVGGDDVWTLSSRTAARRTAAVLQDGGGSATSLSVTEIVALGRTPHHGLLGRDGADDHQAVDDALRRCGAHQLADRDFASLSGGERQRVLLARALAQTPQVLVLDELTNHLDIRARFEVLELIRSTGTTTLAVLHDLDLAARLCDRIIVLDEGTVVAAGHVLDVLTPRILADVFGVAAEAERHADGVVRITYAAEPLSTGRTAETADR, encoded by the coding sequence ATGAGACTCACCGTCGAACAGCTCCACATCACGCTTGACCGCCAGCCGATCCTGCGTGACGTCGCCCTGGAGGTACAGCCCGGCGACATCGTCGGGCTCGTCGGGCCGAACGGCAGCGGCAAGTCCACGTTGCTGCGCGCCGTCTACCGCTCGCTGCGGCCCGAGAGAGGCGTGGTCCGCGTAGGTGGCGACGACGTCTGGACACTCTCCTCCCGGACCGCGGCGCGTCGTACCGCGGCCGTTCTCCAGGATGGCGGAGGCAGCGCGACAAGTTTGAGCGTCACCGAGATCGTGGCCCTGGGCCGCACCCCGCACCACGGGCTGCTCGGCCGTGACGGCGCCGACGACCACCAGGCCGTCGACGACGCCCTCCGGCGCTGCGGAGCACACCAGTTGGCGGACCGTGACTTCGCCTCACTGTCCGGCGGGGAGCGCCAACGCGTACTGCTCGCCCGCGCCCTGGCCCAGACCCCGCAGGTCCTCGTCCTGGACGAGCTCACCAACCACCTCGACATCCGGGCCCGTTTCGAGGTGCTGGAACTCATCAGGTCCACCGGCACCACGACACTCGCCGTCCTGCACGACCTCGACCTCGCCGCCCGGCTCTGCGACCGGATCATCGTGCTCGACGAGGGAACGGTCGTGGCGGCGGGTCACGTTCTCGACGTGCTCACCCCGCGAATACTGGCCGACGTCTTCGGAGTGGCGGCCGAAGCCGAACGTCACGCGGACGGAGTCGTACGCATCACCTACGCGGCCGAACCCCTCAGCACCGGCCGGACGGCCGAAACAGCCGACCGGTGA